One part of the Rutidosis leptorrhynchoides isolate AG116_Rl617_1_P2 chromosome 1, CSIRO_AGI_Rlap_v1, whole genome shotgun sequence genome encodes these proteins:
- the LOC139854324 gene encoding uncharacterized protein has protein sequence MGKNSGGKKKKGAATATRVLRSRTIGGEEELHDSDDSIKSVNKDDEANHTVMFQTVDPLTGLPINLHVYKSNDDESVSVHSADLNEVIPKHANKVLDDYEFPELIGNNNNFRSSSSSSAKVISPNGKTNPLANQSGEVPKDKIVNEEDINVNSTHASPHDSPYAGVQGSMIGSFAEALNGNSQKSNKKVNFRFIEPLSNKEEDIDVELPISSVLEVNERYSNTLYGYFLGKRIAYPVVKNYVTNVWKKFGLEKIMMNARGFFFFKFTSESGLKGVLESGPWIIRSSPIILNAWTPDVPLTKEDLTRVPVWVKIHDIPIVGFTETGLSMIASNIGIPMTLDSYTSTMCLESWGRPNFARALVEISSEKEMQETIRMAIPNINGTSKTVCSLRVEFEWKPPRCSCCVTFGHKDSHCPKSVITIDNQQVKQAKDKDGFETVGSKKSIKVPSKKQVGASGFAVQNKKQTLVYRPVKKTNEDVNRRASTSTPKTSTHELPTDGVAIKNPYEILNDLNDDDARDGERVGSPNVLEDELSDLEANVDETSIFMEQKTGGASTPGKKVSDETHVDISKLTDICSKVFPVWSWVSNMSVCSGGTRIILGWNPNVVNVMVLNMTHQVIHCLVKTLSGGIQLFVSIIYADNYYITRRQLWQDLCMHKGFVGNHPWVLMGDFNVSLDSDDSNAGSSRITIAMREFRECVEYLRMSDVNHVGLHFTWNQSPFSLNGKLKKIDRIMANDKFIEDYGNAFAIFQPYGISDHCPAILKFPTTNRARHKPFKFGNFIVYKEGFDDIVIKGWRRVVVGHKMFQVVKKLRWLKKPLRNLMWKKGNLHIRVTKLKTELDEAQTALDICPFSMELREDASCLLRAYNEAVLEEERFLKQKSKIEWLRVGDNNSSYFHKIVKGKIHRGRITAIENAQGTLVEDVAILNLFVEHFTHFLGTTTVNAGNYIPDSLFIKKLTSNQACRMIRPVVPSEVKSVIFDMGNNKSPGPDGYTAEFFKSSWDIIGDEIVDAVQDFFRNGQLLSELNHTVIVLLPKVQSPSKVNDYRPIALCNTLYKCISKIIANRIKDSLDDIISENQSAFVPGRRISDNILLTQELMRNYHLLAGSPRCAFKGDPMSPYLFTLVMEVLTLLLIRNANNECFRYHPKCDDQKIINLCFADDLFVFSHADINSVQVISSALEEFKKQILILLPFEEGSLPIKYLGVPLIASRLFYTDCKVLVDQGSMKKGKAKVKWDDVCKPKEKEESIWVRWVHSYWLRNSNFWDVSIPTNASWGCRKLLSMRDVLRGRFLHEVGNGVCTSAWFDEWSDLGPLIYVVRRRNITQAGMHLSDSVADIINNGAFIWPAEWVERFSILNNLAPPVLSNNIDIVKWRDIYDAKCDYSIQQVWEYIRPRANKVPWFSVVWFSQCIPRHAFILWLLMGERLKTRDKLKAWEIRQGDIIICSLCNLIPDSHEHTFFSCPFASQVWSLVLTHMDFPISSHNWKDFMLLVCPFAKRNIARIVIIKLLFAATVYFVWQERNRRVFKKGKQSPVQVFESIYSTVRLKLMSFRWRSTANSLRLKSDWKIS, from the exons ATGGGAAAAAATTCTGGGGGAAAGAAGAAAAAAGGGGCTGCTACTGCGACTAGGGTTTTGCGAAGTCGAACAATCGGTGGAGAAGAGGAATTGCACGATAGCGATGATTCAATCAAGTCTGTTAATAAGGATGATGAAGCCAATCACACGGTGATGTTTCAAACAGTGGATCCATTGACAGGTTTACCTATTAATTTACATGTTTATAAATCTAATGATGATGAGTCTGTTAGTGTCCATTCGGCCGACTTAAATGAAGTTATCCCAAAGCATGCGAATAAGGTTTTGGATGATTATGAGTTTCCAGAGCTGATCGGTAACAATAACAATTTTCGTAGTTCCTCCTCTTCAAGTGCTAAAGTGATTTCTCCGAATGGTAAAACCAACCCGTTGGCCAACCAATCGGGGGAAGTGCCGAAAGATAAGATTGTTAATGAGGAAGATATCAATGTGAATTCTACTCATGCCTCTCCACATGATTCACCTTATGCAGGTGTGCAAGGGAGTATGATAGGGTCATTTGCTGAGGCTTTAAATGGGAACAGTCAAAAGTCAAACAAAAAAGTGAACTTCCGTTTTATTGAGCCATTATCTAATAAAGAGGAAGATATAGATGTTGAATTACCAATTTCATCAGTATTGGAAGTAAATGAACGCTACAGTAATACTCTTTATGGTTACTTCTTGGGCAAAAGAATAGCATATCCGGTAGTGAAAAATTATGTTACAAATGTTTGGAAGAAATTTGGTCTTGAGAAAATCATGATGAATGCACGGGGTTTCTTCTTTTTTAAGTTCACTTCCGAGTCTGGTTTGAAAGGTGTATTAGAATCCGGTCCCTGGATTATTCGATCAAGTCCTATTATTCTTAATGCTTGGACACCCGATGTTCCTTTAACTAAGGAGGATCTAACTCGTGTACCGGTATGGGTGAAAATTCATGACATCCCTATTGTTGGGTTTACAGAGACGGGGTTGAGTATGATAGCGTCAAATATTGGTATCCCGATGACTTTAGATTCTTACACAAGCACTATGTGCTTAGAATCATGGGGTAGGCCAAATTTTGCAAGAGCATTGGTTGAAATTTCATCTGAAAAGGAAATGCAGGAAACTATTCGGATGGCTATACCAAACATTAATGGCACAAGCAAAACTGTTTGTTCGCTAAGAGTGGAGTTCGAATGGAAACCTCCTCGTTGTTCGTGTTGTGTTACTTTTGGGCACAAAGACTCACATTGTCCTAAATCTGTGATTACAATTGATAATCAGCAAGTTAAGCAAGCCAAGGATAAGGATGGTTTTGAAACTGTTGGAAGTAAAAAATCTATTAAAGTGCCGAGTAAAAAACAAGTTGGGGCTTCTGGTTTTGCAGTACAAAATAAAAAACAAACGCTTGTTTATCGCCCGGTGAAGAAGACTAACGAGGATGTAAATAGGCGTGCATCTACTAGTACTCCTAAAACCAGTACTCATGAATTGCCTACTGATGGTGTTGCCATTAAGAACCCTTATGAGATTCTGAAtgatttaaatgatgatgatgctagAGATGGTGAGCGTGTAGGATCGCCGAACGTGTTGGAAGATGAGTTAAGTGACTTAGAAGCAAATGTTGATGAAACCTCTATTTTTATGGAACAAAAGACTGGCGGGGCAAGCACTCCGGGAAAGAAGGTTTCCGATG AAACTCATGTTGATATCTCAAAACTAACGGATATTTGCTCGAAAGTCTTTCCAGTATGGAGTTGGGTTTCGAACATGTCTGTTTGTAGTGGTGGAACTCGTATAATTCTTGGTTGGAATCCAAATGTAGTGAATGTTATGGTGCTTAATATGACCCATCAAGTTATTCATTGTTTGGTCAAGACCCTAAGTGGAGGTATCCAGTTATTCGTTTCCATTATTTATGCTGATAACTATTATATTACTCGTCGTCAGTTATGGCAGGATCTTTGTATGCACAAGGGTTTTGTGGGAAATCATCCTTGGGTCTTAATGGGAGATTTTAATGTCTCTTTAGATTCGGATGATTCGAATGCCGGTAGTTCTCGAATTACTATTGCTATGAGGGAGTTTCGGGAATGTGTGGAATACCTTCGAATGAGTGATGTAAATCATGTTGGTCTACACTTTACCTGGAACCAAAGTCCTTTTTCGTTGAATGGAAAGCTTAAAAAGATTGACCGTATTATGGCCAATGATAAATTTATTGAGGATTATGGTAATGCTTTTGCTATATTTCAACCTTATGGAATATCGGACCACTGTCCTGCCATTTTGAAATTTCCCACTACTAATCGAGCTCGTCATAAACCTTTCAAGTTTGGTAATTTTATCGTTTATAAAGAAGGGTTTGATGATATTGTTATAAAGGGTTGGCGTAGAGTTGTGGTTGGTCATAAAATGTTTCAAGTAGTGAAAAAACTTAGATGGTTGAAGAAACCCCTCCGAAACTTAATGTGGAAGAAAGGTAACCTTCACATACGGGTGACCAAGCTTAAAACAGAGCTAGACGAAGCTCAAACGGCGTTAGACATATGCCCTTTTTCGATGGAGCTAAGAGAAGATGCAAGTTGTTTGTTGCGTGCATACAATGAAGCAGTCTTAGAAGAAGAAAGGTTCCTAAAGCAAAAATCGAAAATTGAGTGGTTAAGAGTTGGAGATAACAATAGTAGCTATTTTCATAAAATTGTGAAGGGCAAAATTCATAGAGGTCGAATCACTGCTATCGAAAATGCGCAAGGAACTCTGGTGGAAGATGTTGCAATTCTGAATTTGTTTGTTGAACATTTTACTCACTTTCTTGGTACTACTACTGTAAACGCGGGCAACTATATCCCTGACTCGCTTTTTATTAAAAAATTAACATCTAATCAGGCGTGCAGGATGATAAGGCCAGTTGTTCCTAGTGAAGTAAAATCTGTAATTTTTGATATGGGTAATAATAAATCCCCGGGACCAGATGGCTACACAGCGGAGTTCTTTAAGTCTTCTTGGGATATTATTGGCGATGAGATTGTTGATGCTGTTCAAGATTTTTTCCGTAATGGACAGTTGCTTTCGGAGTTGAATCATACTGTTATTGTTTTGTTACCTAAGGTTCAATCCCCTAGCAAGGTTAATGATTATCGTCCTATAGCGCTTTGCAATACTTTATATAAATGTATCAGTAAGATTATCGCTAATCGAATTAAAGACAGCTTGGATGATATCATTAGTGAAAACCAGTCTGCATTTGTTCCGGGTCGGCGTATATctgataatattttattgactcaagaATTAATGCGGAACTATCATTTGTTAGCGGGTTCCCCTAGATGTGCGTTCAAG GGTGATCCGATGTCTCCATATCTTTTCACTTTGGTTATGGAGGTTCTTACTCTTCTCTTGATTCGCAATGCTAATAATGAGTGCTTTAGGTACCACCCAAAGTGTGATGATCAGAAGATTATCAACCTTTGTTTTGCAGATGATTTATTTGTTTTCTCACATGCTGACATCAATTCAGTTCAAGTCATCAGCTCGGCTTTGGAGGAATTCAAAA AGCAGATTCTTATTTTGTTGCCTTTTGAGGAAGGATCTCTTCCCATTAAATATTTGGGTGTGCCTTTAATTGCATCAAGACTATTCTATACTGATTGTAAAGTTCTTGTTGATCAG GGCAGCATGAAGAAAGGTAAAGCTAAAGTTAAATGGGATGATGTATGCAAGCCTAAAGAGAAGGAG GAGTCTATTTGGGTGAGGTGGGTTCATTCATATTGGCTTAGAAATAGTAATTTTTGGGATGTCTCGATTCCTACGAATGCGAGTTGGGGTTGTCGTAAACTTTTAAGCATGCGTGATGTCTTACGCGGACGTTTTCTGCATGAGGTTGGAAATGGCGTATGTACATCTGCTTGGTTCGATGAGTGGTCTGATTTGGGACCTCTTATTTATGTTGTTCGTCGTAGAAATATTACTCAAGCTGGCATGCATTTATCTGATTCAGTCGCTGACATTATTAATAATGGAGCGTTTATTTGGCCGGCTGAGTGGGTTGAGAGATTCTCAATTCTAAATAATTTGGCGCCTCCTGTTTTATCGAATAATATTGATATTGTGAAGTGGAGAGATATTTATGATGCAAAATGTGATTATTCCATCCAACAGGTCTGGGAGTACATTCGCCCACGTGCAAATAAAGTCCCATGGTTTTCGGTGGTTTGGTTCTCCCAATGTATTCCTAGGCATGCTTTCATTCTTTGGCTTCTTATGGGAGAAAGGCTAAAGACTCGAGACAAATTGAAGGCCTGGGAAATTAGGCAAGGTGATATTATCATTTGCTCTCTATGTAACTTAATCCCAGATTCTCATGAACACACTTTCTTTTCGTGCCCATTTGCTTCGCAAGTTTGGTCTTTAGTGCTTACTCATATGGACTTTCCTATTAGTAGTCATAACTGGAAGGATTTTATGTTGTTGGTTTGTCCTTTTGCTAAAAGGAATATTGCGCGAATTGTTATTATAAAGCTTCTGTTTGCTGCTACGGTCTATTTTGTTTGGCAAGAGCGGAATAGAAGGGTGTTCAAGAAGGGTAAACAGTCTCCGGTTCAGGTCTTTGAGTCGATATATTCTACCGTCAGACTAAAGTTGATGAGTTTTCGGTGGAGGTCGACTGCTAATTCGCTTAGGCTCAAGTCAGATTGGAAAATTTCTTAA